The Mauremys mutica isolate MM-2020 ecotype Southern chromosome 1, ASM2049712v1, whole genome shotgun sequence genome has a segment encoding these proteins:
- the USPL1 gene encoding SUMO-specific isopeptidase USPL1 isoform X2, which produces MQKSSLFMGHLCLQWRNIYALCWLDCILSALVHLKTLRIAVTEACTEESVIQRLFTKYNQATALLNTCQTNKLKDVLPKAESHLNEIRNTIFAQLQPQLKCELGKKESPVFAFPLLLRKDPQVETLFLHSFSWMFECLHCGYSHQDRCRKTLTTFTNIIPDWHPLNAIHIAPCNNCNDKSQRRKMILEKVPSIFMIHFVEGLPHNELKNYSFQFEGDFYQITAVVQYQQDPEHFKTWVLNPDETWLECDDIKGPYCEKHERFEVPVSEIHIVIWERKASQVPDKICSQVQSVKSENLPLNDAQSSSSLVSNCDGDNAVDKITPVCYEKEIVGIPANEQQKVARENENSLLAGLENLADDDIITLTLVEIQVDSEGKPLDNGQIVGNNLMAETGLLKEQGSACSDQTPCTDDVCSQTTSSNMCTPSENACISSHLRQLNLAHTPSTVPANHCSDSSTPSHAQEAEAKASPVNTENILLNPELLQNKKLPLMENIMQKSSNTRNTSKTGAETQAATLSATNNSSQSLHKDQKKGFVGSWVKGLLSKHNAFMPSSALTHHKKSYKNPSLLRAADLHLPTKGAANFGGFQAKGTCKTTEEAPKSAVCQDGNLPPLTNITGPSVDACLPAVNPVVDGPTLNKSGSSLGTWSKVIQPSTPIFNSKPSPGENGNHKSDVKDQESNAKTHKLRLKLLKKLKAKKNKLASLDRLAKTQMCNGSSPNRDVEDLLQFGSHHESESVQNLLKELQYQIDAADSESVYSTNSNMSLCTSQSNAEFLADLLSPTSIVASSELPKDEDECRYLEMVDSNTAALVHSERTNLTCVTVASEDHNYYSPVKESKYEGNTDSLINKSCLKRLSFESPTKEDILEDLFSPAVLNSIAGDIDLPHFDETLFETC; this is translated from the exons ATGCAGAAATCTTCATTGTTCATGGGGCATTTGTGTCTTCAGTGGAGGAACATATATGCTCTATGTTGGTTAGACTGTATTCTGTCAGCACTGGTACACTTAAAAACTTTAAGGATTGCTGTGACTGAAGCTTGCACTGAAGAATCTGTAATCCAGAGGCTGTTTACAAAATATAACCAAGCGACTGCACTCTTGAATACCTGCCAAACAAATAAGCTAAAAG ATGTTCTTCCAAAAGCGGAGTCACATCTGAATGAAATCAGAAATACGATATTTGCTCAACTTCAACCCCAGCTTAAGTGTGAATTGG gTAAAAAGGAAAGTCCAGTATTTGCATTCCCTCTGCTTTTACGAAAGGATCCCCAAGTCGAGACACTTTTCCTGCATTCTTTTTCATGGATGTTTGAATGTTTACATTGTGGCTACAGCCACCAAGACAG GTGTAGGAAGACACTAACAACATTTACAAATATAATCCCTGACTGGCACCCACTTAATGCTATTCATATTGCTCCATGTAATAATTGTAATGATAAatctcaaagaagaaaaatgatTTTGGAAAA AGTACCCTCAATATTTATGATACATTTCGTAGAAGGTTTGCCACATAACGAGCTGAAGAACTATTCATTTCAATTTGAAGGAGATTTCTACCAAATAACAGCTGTTGTTCAGTATCAGCAAGATCCAGAACACTTCAAAACCTGGGTTTTGAATCCTGATG aaacTTGGCTTGAATGCGATGACATCAAAGGTCCATATTGTGAAAAACATGAGAGATTTGAAGTTCCTGTTTCAGAGATTCACATTGTCATCTGGGAAAGGAAAGCATCCCAAGTGCCAGATAAAATTTGCTCACAAGTCCAAAGTGTAAAATCTGAAAATCTTCCTCTTAATGATGCACAGTCAAGTTCTTCTCTAGTGTCAAACTGTGATGGTGATAATGCCGTAGACAAAATAACTCCAGTATGTTACGAAAAGGAGATTGTGGGCATTCCTGCTAATGAACAACAAAAAGTGGCCAGAGAGAATGAAAATAGCTTGCTTGCTGGCTTAGAAAATTTGGCAGATGATGATATTATAACTCTGACACTTGTAGAAATTCAAGTTGATTCTGAAGGTAAACCACTGGACAATGGACAGATAGTGGGAAATAACCTAATGGCTGAAACAGGCTTGCTGAAAGAGCAGGGGTCAGCTTGTTCAGATCAAACTCCATGTACAGATGATGTTTGTAGTCAGACTACCTCCAGCAACATGTGCACACCATCTGAAAATGCCTGTATTTCCTCACATCTCAGACAGTTGAACCTAGCGCATACTCCGTCTACTGTTCCCGCAAACCATTGTAGTGACTCGTCCACGCCATCACACGCTCAAGAGGCAGAGGCCAAAGCTAGCCCAGTCAACACTGAGAATATCCTGTTAAATCCAGAACTTTTGCAGAATAAGAAATTACCGTTAATGGAGAACATTATGCAGAAATCATCTAACACCAGAAACACAAGCAAAACTGGAGCAGAGACTCAGGCTGCAACTTTGTCTGCTACAAATAATTCCTCCCAGTCTTTGCATAAAGATCAAAAGAAAGGATTTGTAGGAAGTTGGGTAAAGGGGTTATTAAGCAAGCATAATGCCTTCATGCCTTCAAGTGCCTTAACCCATCATAAGAAAAGTTACAAAAATCCTTCTTTACTAAGAGCTGCTGACTTACATCTCCCTACTAAGGGGGCAGCTAATTTTGGTGGTTTTCAAGCCAAAGGTACATGCAAAACAACTGAGGAGGCGCCTAAATCAGCTGTTTGTCAAGATGGAAATCTTCCTCCTTTAACAAACATCACTGGTCCTTCTGTAGATGCTTGTCTACCTGCAGTAAACCCTGTAGTTGATGGTCCAACTTTGAATAAGTCTGGAAGCTCATTGGGCACCTGGAGTAAAGTAATTCAGCCCAGCACTCCCATCTTTAATTCCAAACCTAGCCCTGGGGAAAATGGAAATCACAAATCTGACGTGAAGGATCAAGAATCAAATGCCAAAACTCACAAACTTCGTTTAAAACTGCTTAAAAAACTGAAGGCTAAAAAGAACAAGTTGGCCTCACTTGATAGGCTGGCAAAGACTCAGATGTGTAATGGAAGCTCTCCAAATAGAGATGTAGAAGATCTCTTACAATTTGGATCTCATCATGAAAGTGAATCAGTACAGAACTTATTGAAGGAATTGCAGTATCAGATTGATGCTGCCGATAGTGAATCTGTATATAGTACAAACTCCAATATGTCACTATGCACTAGCCAGAGTAATGCAGAGTTTTTAGCAGACTTATTGTCTCCTACTTCCATTGTTGCTTCTTCGGAGCTTCCAAAAGATGAAGATGAGTGTAGATATTTGGAAATGGTGGACAGCAATACTGCAGCACTAGTGCATAGTGAGAGAACCAACCTCACATGCGTCACTGTGGCAAGCGAAGACCATAATTATTACAGTCCTGTAAAAGAAAGCAAGTATGAAGGTAACACAGACTCACTAATAAACAAATCCTGCTTGAAAAGACTTTCCTTTGAAAGTCCCACAAAGGAAGATATCCTTGAAGACCTCTTCTCCCCTGCAGTCTTGAACTCAATAGCAGGCGACATAGATTTACCTCATTTTGATGAAACTCTGTTTGAAACGTGTTGA
- the USPL1 gene encoding SUMO-specific isopeptidase USPL1 isoform X1, protein MMDSQKTGNGLQVIGQGTGIGISALHMVGYSGKNCNSAEVTSDECCPACKEKGQIQALRTYRISFQESIFLCENPQCIYPLGYKPLNSIIIPADSENHQTQRKRKIFEISPTASPTKSCSKQARTNNNLIDAEHTLNTDLVLKCNGYNLCVTQPCLPDLSPDDQQKHNRTTESLEHNVDLATAITVGGAQESPDSNSKTELFPNSELCSIKSEILHAERSCMQKSSLFMGHLCLQWRNIYALCWLDCILSALVHLKTLRIAVTEACTEESVIQRLFTKYNQATALLNTCQTNKLKDVLPKAESHLNEIRNTIFAQLQPQLKCELGKKESPVFAFPLLLRKDPQVETLFLHSFSWMFECLHCGYSHQDRCRKTLTTFTNIIPDWHPLNAIHIAPCNNCNDKSQRRKMILEKVPSIFMIHFVEGLPHNELKNYSFQFEGDFYQITAVVQYQQDPEHFKTWVLNPDETWLECDDIKGPYCEKHERFEVPVSEIHIVIWERKASQVPDKICSQVQSVKSENLPLNDAQSSSSLVSNCDGDNAVDKITPVCYEKEIVGIPANEQQKVARENENSLLAGLENLADDDIITLTLVEIQVDSEGKPLDNGQIVGNNLMAETGLLKEQGSACSDQTPCTDDVCSQTTSSNMCTPSENACISSHLRQLNLAHTPSTVPANHCSDSSTPSHAQEAEAKASPVNTENILLNPELLQNKKLPLMENIMQKSSNTRNTSKTGAETQAATLSATNNSSQSLHKDQKKGFVGSWVKGLLSKHNAFMPSSALTHHKKSYKNPSLLRAADLHLPTKGAANFGGFQAKGTCKTTEEAPKSAVCQDGNLPPLTNITGPSVDACLPAVNPVVDGPTLNKSGSSLGTWSKVIQPSTPIFNSKPSPGENGNHKSDVKDQESNAKTHKLRLKLLKKLKAKKNKLASLDRLAKTQMCNGSSPNRDVEDLLQFGSHHESESVQNLLKELQYQIDAADSESVYSTNSNMSLCTSQSNAEFLADLLSPTSIVASSELPKDEDECRYLEMVDSNTAALVHSERTNLTCVTVASEDHNYYSPVKESKYEGNTDSLINKSCLKRLSFESPTKEDILEDLFSPAVLNSIAGDIDLPHFDETLFETC, encoded by the exons ATGATGGattcccagaagactggaaatgGTTTGCAAGTGATTGGACAAGGGACTGGTATAGGGATATCTGCACTCCACATGGTGGGGTATTCGGGAAAA AACTGTAATTCTGCTGAAGTAACGTCAGATgagtgctgcccagcctgcaaagagaAGGGCCAGATACAAGCTTTACGGACTTACCGCATTAGTTTTCAAGAGTCTATTTTCCTTTGTGAAAATCCACAG TGCATCTACCCTCTGGGCTATAAACCATTAAACAGCATAATAATTCCTGCTGATTCAGAAAATCATCAAACTCAGAGAAAAAGGAAGATTTTTGAAATCAGTCCTACAGCTTCCCCCACTAAATCATGTTCAAAACAAGCTAGGACAAACAACAATTTGATAGATGCCGAGCACACTTTAAATACTGATCTTGTTCTCAAGTGTAATGGATATAATTTGTGTGTGACCCAGCCATGCCTACCTGATTTATCACCGGATGATCAGCAGAAACATAATCGGACGACTGAGTCTCTGGAGCATAATGTGGACTTGGCAACTGCTATTACTGTTGGTGGTGCACAAGAAAGTCCTGACTCTAATTCCAAAACAGAACTTTTCCCAAATTCTGAACTTTGTTCAATAAAATCTGAAATCTTGCATGCAGAAAGATCTTGCATGCAGAAATCTTCATTGTTCATGGGGCATTTGTGTCTTCAGTGGAGGAACATATATGCTCTATGTTGGTTAGACTGTATTCTGTCAGCACTGGTACACTTAAAAACTTTAAGGATTGCTGTGACTGAAGCTTGCACTGAAGAATCTGTAATCCAGAGGCTGTTTACAAAATATAACCAAGCGACTGCACTCTTGAATACCTGCCAAACAAATAAGCTAAAAG ATGTTCTTCCAAAAGCGGAGTCACATCTGAATGAAATCAGAAATACGATATTTGCTCAACTTCAACCCCAGCTTAAGTGTGAATTGG gTAAAAAGGAAAGTCCAGTATTTGCATTCCCTCTGCTTTTACGAAAGGATCCCCAAGTCGAGACACTTTTCCTGCATTCTTTTTCATGGATGTTTGAATGTTTACATTGTGGCTACAGCCACCAAGACAG GTGTAGGAAGACACTAACAACATTTACAAATATAATCCCTGACTGGCACCCACTTAATGCTATTCATATTGCTCCATGTAATAATTGTAATGATAAatctcaaagaagaaaaatgatTTTGGAAAA AGTACCCTCAATATTTATGATACATTTCGTAGAAGGTTTGCCACATAACGAGCTGAAGAACTATTCATTTCAATTTGAAGGAGATTTCTACCAAATAACAGCTGTTGTTCAGTATCAGCAAGATCCAGAACACTTCAAAACCTGGGTTTTGAATCCTGATG aaacTTGGCTTGAATGCGATGACATCAAAGGTCCATATTGTGAAAAACATGAGAGATTTGAAGTTCCTGTTTCAGAGATTCACATTGTCATCTGGGAAAGGAAAGCATCCCAAGTGCCAGATAAAATTTGCTCACAAGTCCAAAGTGTAAAATCTGAAAATCTTCCTCTTAATGATGCACAGTCAAGTTCTTCTCTAGTGTCAAACTGTGATGGTGATAATGCCGTAGACAAAATAACTCCAGTATGTTACGAAAAGGAGATTGTGGGCATTCCTGCTAATGAACAACAAAAAGTGGCCAGAGAGAATGAAAATAGCTTGCTTGCTGGCTTAGAAAATTTGGCAGATGATGATATTATAACTCTGACACTTGTAGAAATTCAAGTTGATTCTGAAGGTAAACCACTGGACAATGGACAGATAGTGGGAAATAACCTAATGGCTGAAACAGGCTTGCTGAAAGAGCAGGGGTCAGCTTGTTCAGATCAAACTCCATGTACAGATGATGTTTGTAGTCAGACTACCTCCAGCAACATGTGCACACCATCTGAAAATGCCTGTATTTCCTCACATCTCAGACAGTTGAACCTAGCGCATACTCCGTCTACTGTTCCCGCAAACCATTGTAGTGACTCGTCCACGCCATCACACGCTCAAGAGGCAGAGGCCAAAGCTAGCCCAGTCAACACTGAGAATATCCTGTTAAATCCAGAACTTTTGCAGAATAAGAAATTACCGTTAATGGAGAACATTATGCAGAAATCATCTAACACCAGAAACACAAGCAAAACTGGAGCAGAGACTCAGGCTGCAACTTTGTCTGCTACAAATAATTCCTCCCAGTCTTTGCATAAAGATCAAAAGAAAGGATTTGTAGGAAGTTGGGTAAAGGGGTTATTAAGCAAGCATAATGCCTTCATGCCTTCAAGTGCCTTAACCCATCATAAGAAAAGTTACAAAAATCCTTCTTTACTAAGAGCTGCTGACTTACATCTCCCTACTAAGGGGGCAGCTAATTTTGGTGGTTTTCAAGCCAAAGGTACATGCAAAACAACTGAGGAGGCGCCTAAATCAGCTGTTTGTCAAGATGGAAATCTTCCTCCTTTAACAAACATCACTGGTCCTTCTGTAGATGCTTGTCTACCTGCAGTAAACCCTGTAGTTGATGGTCCAACTTTGAATAAGTCTGGAAGCTCATTGGGCACCTGGAGTAAAGTAATTCAGCCCAGCACTCCCATCTTTAATTCCAAACCTAGCCCTGGGGAAAATGGAAATCACAAATCTGACGTGAAGGATCAAGAATCAAATGCCAAAACTCACAAACTTCGTTTAAAACTGCTTAAAAAACTGAAGGCTAAAAAGAACAAGTTGGCCTCACTTGATAGGCTGGCAAAGACTCAGATGTGTAATGGAAGCTCTCCAAATAGAGATGTAGAAGATCTCTTACAATTTGGATCTCATCATGAAAGTGAATCAGTACAGAACTTATTGAAGGAATTGCAGTATCAGATTGATGCTGCCGATAGTGAATCTGTATATAGTACAAACTCCAATATGTCACTATGCACTAGCCAGAGTAATGCAGAGTTTTTAGCAGACTTATTGTCTCCTACTTCCATTGTTGCTTCTTCGGAGCTTCCAAAAGATGAAGATGAGTGTAGATATTTGGAAATGGTGGACAGCAATACTGCAGCACTAGTGCATAGTGAGAGAACCAACCTCACATGCGTCACTGTGGCAAGCGAAGACCATAATTATTACAGTCCTGTAAAAGAAAGCAAGTATGAAGGTAACACAGACTCACTAATAAACAAATCCTGCTTGAAAAGACTTTCCTTTGAAAGTCCCACAAAGGAAGATATCCTTGAAGACCTCTTCTCCCCTGCAGTCTTGAACTCAATAGCAGGCGACATAGATTTACCTCATTTTGATGAAACTCTGTTTGAAACGTGTTGA